Proteins co-encoded in one Leptospira montravelensis genomic window:
- a CDS encoding LIC12298 family protein yields the protein MIVRSIQQPAYNRHKDQGLTGQGPKKGFSQNQTGKTFEDYLMEAFQGEVVQNGEWVSPGLSTLGQKNLRKM from the coding sequence ATGATCGTTCGATCCATCCAACAACCCGCTTACAACCGCCACAAAGACCAAGGCCTCACAGGGCAAGGTCCTAAAAAGGGATTTTCCCAAAACCAAACAGGGAAGACCTTTGAAGATTATTTGATGGAAGCCTTCCAAGGGGAAGTGGTCCAAAATGGAGAGTGGGTGTCCCCAGGTCTCTCTACTCTTGGCCAAAAGAACCTAAGGAAGATGTAA
- a CDS encoding UDP-glucose dehydrogenase family protein produces MKVCVVGTGYVGLVAGTCFAEYGNDVICIDKDEKKISDLKKGIIPIYEPGLSELVERNHKEGRLHFSTSLKDGVESSEFVFIAVGTPTSDNGSADLRFVFAVAEEVGKTMNGYKIIVDKSTVPVGTADKVKAIVSQHTKHPFDVVSNPEFLKEGAAIDDFMRPERVVIGAESEIAAKKMSELYSPFVLNGNPIITMSIRSAELTKYACNAFLATKISFVNEIANLCDALGANYDDVRKGMGTDSRIGRQFLYAGIGYGGSCFPKDVRALLRTAEEVNAPMHIIQSVEDVNEKQKTRLTDKIFEHFKSTDMKGKTFGIWGLSFKPGTDDMREAPSIPLIYELHKNGAKIQVFDPAAAETSKYYFDGKVEYKKDAYSALQGADAMLLLTEWREFREPDFNKIKSLLKSPLVFDGRNQYKPTLMQELGFTYYSIGNR; encoded by the coding sequence ATGAAAGTTTGTGTCGTTGGAACCGGATATGTGGGCCTCGTTGCAGGAACCTGTTTTGCTGAATATGGCAATGATGTAATTTGTATTGATAAAGATGAAAAGAAAATCAGTGACCTAAAAAAAGGGATCATTCCCATCTACGAACCTGGCCTTTCTGAACTGGTAGAACGCAATCACAAAGAGGGAAGACTCCATTTTTCTACTTCTCTAAAAGATGGTGTGGAATCTTCTGAATTTGTATTTATCGCTGTAGGAACTCCCACTTCGGATAATGGCTCTGCGGACTTACGATTTGTTTTTGCAGTGGCTGAAGAAGTTGGTAAAACCATGAATGGTTATAAAATCATTGTAGATAAATCCACAGTTCCTGTGGGAACTGCTGACAAAGTAAAAGCCATTGTTTCACAACACACAAAACACCCGTTTGATGTAGTTTCCAATCCTGAATTTTTGAAAGAAGGTGCGGCCATTGATGACTTTATGCGACCGGAAAGGGTTGTCATCGGCGCAGAATCTGAAATCGCTGCCAAAAAAATGAGCGAACTATATTCTCCGTTTGTATTAAACGGTAACCCCATCATTACGATGAGCATCCGTTCTGCGGAGCTTACAAAATATGCATGTAACGCCTTCCTTGCTACAAAAATTTCTTTCGTAAATGAAATTGCAAATCTTTGTGATGCACTCGGTGCTAACTATGATGATGTGAGAAAAGGGATGGGAACTGATTCTAGAATTGGTCGTCAGTTTTTATATGCAGGAATTGGATACGGTGGTTCTTGTTTTCCAAAAGATGTAAGAGCCCTTCTACGCACAGCAGAAGAAGTGAATGCACCTATGCACATCATTCAATCGGTTGAGGATGTAAACGAAAAACAAAAAACTCGTTTAACAGACAAAATATTCGAACATTTCAAATCGACAGATATGAAAGGAAAAACTTTTGGCATTTGGGGTTTGTCTTTCAAACCAGGGACAGATGATATGCGTGAAGCTCCATCCATTCCTTTGATTTATGAACTACATAAAAACGGAGCCAAAATCCAGGTGTTTGATCCTGCGGCAGCAGAAACATCAAAATACTATTTTGATGGAAAGGTGGAATACAAAAAAGATGCGTATTCGGCTCTCCAGGGTGCAGATGCCATGTTACTTTTAACAGAATGGAGAGAGTTTAGAGAACCTGATTTTAATAAAATCAAAAGTCTACTAAAATCTCCTTTGGTTTTTGATGGTAGAAACCAATACAAACCCACTTTGATGCAGGAGTTAGGTTTTACTTACTACTCTATCGGGAACCGATAA
- a CDS encoding response regulator encodes MSKGYIICVDDEVSVLETLAEQLLARFGESHIIETASSAEEALSLIDEIISSNDIVELIVSDQVMPGMKGDRFLEQVHHRLPDAIKILLTGQAGLDSAIYAINNGGLSRYVEKPWNIDELSKDIKDLLDKFRQNLENQHLIQALNRRIIELESGQ; translated from the coding sequence ATGAGTAAAGGTTATATTATATGTGTCGATGATGAAGTATCGGTATTGGAGACGCTTGCGGAACAACTTCTGGCTCGATTTGGCGAATCCCATATCATCGAGACTGCCAGCAGTGCCGAAGAAGCACTTTCCCTCATCGATGAAATCATCAGTAGCAACGACATTGTTGAGTTGATTGTTTCTGACCAAGTGATGCCTGGAATGAAAGGGGATCGATTTTTGGAACAGGTGCACCACCGCCTTCCCGATGCGATCAAAATCCTTCTGACTGGTCAGGCAGGACTTGATTCCGCAATTTATGCTATCAACAACGGGGGACTCAGTCGGTATGTCGAAAAACCTTGGAACATTGACGAACTATCCAAAGACATCAAAGACTTACTGGATAAGTTCCGTCAAAATTTGGAGAACCAACATCTCATCCAAGCCCTCAATCGTCGCATCATCGAATTGGAATCCGGGCAGTAA
- a CDS encoding ABC transporter permease, with translation MEKVSILWALVRRDYALQYAGSFLGISWMFLQNLVLISLYALVFLVLNLKNPSTQEDFTAYLLTGLLYWIPIQELLVRGTGILTDNRSLLKRSSLGIDLFLWIPYVQFLIHSLVTSIPVFLYLAYSGKLNLSGIFLGYLILILSGLYLMLLLHYLSRLNILLKDISPLIRLVSQLVFWGIPVLYYPTGYLKEWNRLNPFTIPLDIFRTSVIPGYTPQFDWIQILPFLLFFFLVYLLSKRKFQSVILDHL, from the coding sequence ATGGAGAAAGTATCCATACTTTGGGCTCTTGTTCGGCGAGATTATGCTTTGCAATATGCAGGTTCCTTTTTGGGGATCTCCTGGATGTTTCTGCAAAACCTAGTCCTTATTAGTTTGTACGCACTGGTTTTCCTTGTGCTGAACTTAAAAAACCCGTCCACACAAGAAGACTTCACCGCTTATCTTTTAACAGGGTTACTCTATTGGATTCCCATCCAGGAACTTTTGGTTCGTGGAACAGGCATTCTTACCGACAACCGAAGTTTACTCAAACGCTCTAGCCTAGGAATCGATTTATTTTTATGGATTCCTTATGTTCAATTTCTCATTCATAGCCTCGTCACATCCATCCCAGTGTTTTTGTATTTGGCTTATTCAGGAAAATTAAATCTTTCCGGAATTTTTTTGGGATACCTGATTCTTATTCTTTCAGGGCTTTATTTGATGTTACTTCTCCATTATCTTTCAAGGCTAAATATTTTATTAAAAGATATATCACCTTTGATACGTTTGGTGAGTCAGTTGGTGTTCTGGGGGATCCCTGTTTTATATTATCCCACTGGATATTTAAAAGAATGGAATCGTTTGAATCCGTTTACTATTCCTTTGGATATTTTTCGCACATCTGTGATACCAGGGTATACTCCACAATTTGATTGGATTCAAATTTTACCTTTTTTACTTTTTTTCTTTTTAGTGTATCTACTTTCAAAACGTAAGTTCCAATCGGTGATTTTGGATCATCTTTAA
- a CDS encoding LIC_11959 family protein, producing the protein MNWKVFTSIFICILIVLKTNLYSEDNGRYTGPISRSEKRILDGKAEFLKSGTFPLEWKLFFKGKQGDFVVFYDLNGDEIHYRYRRNKFDLDAEVFVKDLFSGNPYRVKGEWIGYYFYSVDERGKRSSLPTPKKLPAEPKEFADRQSVPIFKLIEYIEVRTDDLLY; encoded by the coding sequence ATGAATTGGAAAGTTTTTACTTCTATTTTTATTTGCATATTGATTGTTTTAAAAACAAATCTGTATTCTGAAGATAATGGTCGTTATACGGGCCCTATTTCTCGTTCTGAAAAAAGAATTTTAGATGGAAAAGCTGAATTCCTAAAATCAGGAACTTTCCCGTTGGAATGGAAACTGTTTTTTAAGGGAAAACAAGGGGATTTTGTTGTTTTTTATGACCTAAACGGAGATGAAATCCACTACCGGTACAGACGTAATAAATTTGATTTGGATGCTGAAGTTTTTGTGAAGGATTTGTTTTCTGGAAATCCTTACCGAGTGAAAGGGGAATGGATCGGTTATTATTTTTATTCGGTAGATGAAAGGGGAAAACGTTCCTCTCTTCCAACACCAAAAAAACTCCCAGCCGAACCTAAAGAATTTGCCGACAGACAATCAGTTCCTATCTTTAAGTTAATCGAATACATCGAAGTCCGCACGGATGATCTTCTCTATTAA
- a CDS encoding glycogen/starch/alpha-glucan phosphorylase has translation MVVNNPRLITLLSEEQKADLASMEKQFAHHLEYTIGKNRFNLKNEDIYKALGHTIRDFLIDRLNVTHERYRNENPKRVFYFSLEFLMGRTLMNALINLGLYETIQVMLRGIGFELTDVLEFETDAGLGNGGLGRLAACFLDSMATLNVPGFGYGIRYDYGIFNQIIANGSQLEMPDHWDADGVPYEVVRSDISFSVGFFGHTETRVSGKGKIQHDWVPDETVLASAHDYPIPGFNTSTVNYLRLWAAKSSEEFNLDYFNHGDYMKAVQDKSISENISKVLYPNDTTEQGKVLRLKQQYFMVCASLQDILIQYRESTQNLKELPNYVAIQLNDTHPSIGIAELMRIFLDNEEMDWEPAWEIVTKVFSYTNHTVLPEALETWRVELFEKLLPRHLEIIYEINHRFLSEVRNKGILSDEEIQRVSIIEEGKEKRIRMANLAVIGSYRVNGVAELHSELIKKTIFQAFTKVFPEKFNNKTNGITPRRWLLQSNPSLANLISKRIGNDFTTDLYNLKKLESFVDDLDFQNDWRVVKQTAKDELAKLIKSETGITIDSKSLIDVQIKRFHEYKRQLLNILRVIALYRRIKENPTRELTPRTVIFGGKAAPGYYMAKLIIKLINNVAWVINRDPDVADRLKVVFLPNYRVSLAEKIIPGSDLSEQISTAGTEASGTSNMKFMLNGALTIGTLDGANVEILEEVGQENIYIFGLHTEEVFRLKESGYQPADYIQKNDDLHRVLLMIRENFFSMAEPGIFGPIYDSLYYTDNYLLMADFDAYDQTQNLVARDYLDKTTWTKKSILNVARSGKFSSDRTIREYAKEIWKVPLLDTVPPKTIYKLPQN, from the coding sequence ATGGTTGTCAATAATCCTCGTTTAATTACCCTCTTATCAGAAGAACAAAAAGCCGATCTGGCTTCGATGGAAAAACAATTTGCCCACCATTTGGAATATACCATTGGCAAAAACAGATTTAATCTTAAAAACGAAGATATCTACAAAGCACTGGGACATACCATCAGAGACTTTTTAATCGATCGATTGAATGTCACACATGAACGTTACAGGAATGAAAATCCAAAACGTGTGTTTTATTTTTCTTTAGAATTTTTAATGGGTCGCACTCTTATGAATGCTCTCATCAATCTTGGGTTATACGAAACAATCCAAGTGATGCTTCGAGGAATTGGTTTTGAACTCACGGATGTTTTAGAATTTGAAACCGATGCGGGACTTGGCAACGGTGGCCTTGGTAGGCTTGCTGCTTGTTTTTTAGATTCGATGGCCACTCTGAATGTCCCTGGATTTGGTTATGGAATTCGTTATGACTATGGAATTTTTAACCAAATCATCGCCAATGGAAGTCAATTGGAAATGCCCGACCACTGGGATGCGGATGGGGTTCCTTATGAAGTAGTGCGTTCCGATATTTCTTTTTCGGTTGGTTTTTTTGGTCATACAGAAACTAGGGTTTCAGGGAAAGGAAAAATCCAACACGATTGGGTTCCCGATGAAACGGTTCTAGCTTCTGCACATGATTATCCGATTCCAGGATTTAACACGAGTACGGTGAACTATTTAAGGCTTTGGGCTGCAAAATCTTCAGAAGAATTTAATTTAGATTATTTTAACCACGGCGATTATATGAAAGCCGTTCAAGACAAATCCATTTCCGAAAATATTTCCAAAGTATTGTATCCCAATGACACCACCGAACAAGGAAAGGTGCTAAGACTCAAACAACAATACTTTATGGTTTGTGCTTCTCTCCAAGATATTTTAATTCAGTATCGTGAATCAACACAAAATCTGAAAGAACTTCCTAACTATGTTGCCATCCAATTGAATGATACTCACCCAAGCATTGGGATTGCAGAACTAATGCGAATTTTTCTCGATAACGAAGAGATGGATTGGGAACCCGCATGGGAGATTGTCACGAAAGTTTTTTCTTATACTAACCATACGGTTTTGCCAGAAGCTTTGGAAACATGGCGAGTGGAACTTTTTGAAAAACTTTTGCCAAGGCATTTAGAGATCATTTATGAAATCAACCATAGGTTTCTATCTGAGGTTCGAAACAAAGGGATTTTATCGGATGAAGAAATCCAAAGAGTGAGTATCATTGAGGAAGGAAAGGAAAAACGGATTCGTATGGCAAACTTAGCTGTCATTGGATCATATCGTGTGAATGGAGTTGCGGAGTTACATTCGGAACTTATTAAAAAAACTATTTTCCAAGCTTTTACGAAAGTATTCCCTGAAAAATTTAATAACAAAACTAATGGAATTACTCCTCGTCGATGGTTACTACAATCAAATCCAAGTTTGGCGAACCTGATTTCTAAACGAATCGGAAATGATTTTACAACCGATTTATACAATTTAAAAAAATTGGAATCCTTTGTGGATGATCTCGATTTCCAAAATGATTGGAGAGTTGTCAAACAAACTGCTAAAGACGAATTGGCCAAACTCATCAAAAGCGAAACAGGAATTACCATCGATTCGAAATCGTTAATCGATGTTCAAATCAAACGTTTCCACGAATACAAACGCCAACTTCTTAATATTTTACGTGTGATTGCATTGTATAGACGAATCAAAGAAAATCCTACACGAGAATTAACGCCAAGAACCGTGATCTTTGGTGGGAAGGCGGCACCTGGTTATTATATGGCCAAACTCATCATCAAACTCATAAACAATGTGGCTTGGGTCATCAACCGAGATCCTGATGTGGCTGACCGACTGAAAGTGGTTTTTTTACCCAACTACCGTGTGAGCCTTGCCGAAAAAATTATCCCTGGTAGTGATCTTTCGGAACAAATTTCCACAGCAGGAACCGAAGCCTCAGGAACCAGTAACATGAAATTTATGTTAAATGGTGCTTTGACTATCGGAACCTTGGACGGTGCTAATGTGGAAATTCTTGAAGAAGTGGGACAAGAAAATATTTATATCTTTGGTCTTCATACAGAAGAAGTTTTTCGTCTGAAAGAATCCGGATACCAACCTGCTGATTACATCCAAAAAAATGATGACCTCCACCGTGTGCTTCTCATGATTCGTGAGAATTTTTTCTCAATGGCTGAGCCGGGAATTTTTGGCCCCATTTATGATAGTTTGTATTATACAGACAATTATCTCCTTATGGCAGATTTTGATGCTTATGACCAGACCCAAAACCTAGTTGCGAGAGATTATTTGGACAAAACCACTTGGACCAAAAAATCCATTTTGAATGTGGCCAGGTCAGGTAAATTTTCTTCGGATAGAACCATCAGGGAGTATGCTAAGGAGATCTGGAAGGTCCCTCTCCTTGACACAGTTCCTCCAAAAACTATCTACAAATTGCCACAAAACTGA
- a CDS encoding HEAT repeat domain-containing protein, with protein MVRYGTSQERKQALYELTRFPKETAGELYTLVGEQLKTEKDMGMKIVLLKTIGDLDLKENKDTIISLFEDSNEDVAKQAVTSAKKMKLAEATNPLLEKVKKEDFTKNSNSLSLYISALGELPEGKVAAPFLETKFREKFNNADMRGQIALYFGSVLYVDAESALMEVAFDEIQPTTLRCYSMNTLGKLKSETAKPKFYELLDSLKKTAGKLDAKKAQSLKIYAIGALVTMGDKEVFQELNEFARDDDSMVRLRAIEFMGNLKDPKALELLEYKRDRDPSPKVQKAAKKAIDQINGKETVPDEEKSPEEKPEEEPK; from the coding sequence ATGGTTCGTTATGGAACGAGCCAAGAAAGAAAACAAGCGTTATATGAACTAACTCGTTTTCCCAAAGAAACTGCTGGTGAACTTTATACACTAGTGGGAGAACAATTAAAAACAGAAAAAGATATGGGGATGAAAATCGTCCTCTTAAAAACTATTGGTGATTTAGATTTAAAAGAAAACAAAGATACTATCATTAGTTTGTTTGAAGATTCTAATGAAGATGTTGCCAAACAGGCAGTCACTTCTGCTAAAAAAATGAAATTAGCGGAAGCCACAAACCCCTTACTCGAAAAAGTAAAAAAAGAAGATTTCACAAAAAATTCCAATTCACTAAGTCTCTACATCAGTGCATTGGGGGAATTGCCAGAGGGAAAGGTAGCGGCTCCCTTCTTAGAAACAAAGTTTCGTGAAAAGTTTAATAATGCCGATATGCGAGGTCAAATCGCATTGTATTTTGGATCGGTTCTTTATGTTGATGCAGAGTCTGCCCTAATGGAAGTTGCGTTTGATGAAATCCAACCTACCACTTTGCGATGTTATTCGATGAATACATTAGGTAAGTTGAAATCGGAAACAGCAAAACCAAAGTTTTATGAACTACTTGATTCTTTAAAGAAAACGGCAGGTAAGTTGGATGCGAAAAAAGCACAATCCTTAAAGATTTATGCCATAGGTGCTCTCGTGACTATGGGTGACAAAGAAGTATTCCAAGAACTAAATGAATTTGCACGTGATGATGATAGTATGGTGCGACTTCGTGCCATTGAATTTATGGGAAATTTGAAAGATCCCAAAGCATTGGAATTATTAGAATATAAAAGGGACAGAGACCCAAGTCCGAAAGTACAAAAAGCAGCCAAAAAAGCCATCGACCAGATTAATGGGAAAGAAACAGTTCCCGATGAAGAAAAATCACCAGAGGAAAAACCGGAAGAAGAACCCAAATGA
- a CDS encoding ABC transporter ATP-binding protein → MASVVLENLSKDYHGFSKPWKRILTGLSFGYFGIDSKFTALQSINLKVGSGEILGIVGRNGAGKSTLLKLITGVIRKDKGNLNVNGSVRALLELSVGFNPELSGEENVYYNGLVWGYKPSEIKELTDSIFEFAELTEFRNSPLKNYSSGMAMRLGFSLATAKRPDILIVDEALAVGDASFQQKCLKRIKEFSQSGSCILVVSHDLGLISYFCTRAILLNKGHLIFDGNPKETIEEYMHVLAGTANSSSAEFSESIQDIHISLKNSKGLETQHHFLGETAVLRIEFKATKPITDGTIGFHIDSEKGIRIFGTNSHHLGRQGLEIRESERSVVEFQFPIQFSDGKYSLGVSIHKGESHLEGSYFWAESIFDFEVERGKIEKFVGLCHLPTKFTIQTLPKSE, encoded by the coding sequence ATGGCTTCAGTTGTATTAGAAAATCTATCGAAAGACTATCATGGATTTTCGAAACCTTGGAAAAGAATTTTAACAGGACTCAGTTTTGGTTACTTTGGAATTGATTCAAAATTTACCGCCTTACAATCGATCAATTTAAAAGTTGGCTCTGGAGAAATTCTTGGGATCGTTGGAAGGAATGGAGCAGGGAAATCAACTCTTCTTAAACTAATCACTGGAGTGATCCGTAAAGATAAGGGAAACCTAAATGTCAATGGATCGGTTCGGGCACTGCTTGAACTAAGTGTTGGTTTTAATCCCGAACTTTCTGGGGAAGAGAATGTTTATTATAATGGACTGGTTTGGGGATACAAACCATCTGAAATCAAAGAACTCACAGACTCTATTTTTGAATTCGCAGAGTTAACTGAATTTAGAAATTCACCCTTAAAAAATTATAGCTCAGGAATGGCGATGCGACTTGGCTTCAGTCTTGCTACTGCCAAACGCCCCGATATTCTAATCGTAGATGAAGCCTTGGCTGTGGGAGACGCGAGTTTCCAACAAAAATGCCTAAAACGAATCAAAGAGTTTTCCCAATCGGGATCTTGTATTTTAGTTGTGAGCCATGACCTCGGACTCATTTCTTATTTTTGTACAAGGGCCATTCTTTTAAATAAAGGACATTTGATATTTGATGGTAACCCAAAAGAAACCATCGAAGAATATATGCATGTGTTAGCCGGAACTGCCAATTCTAGCTCTGCCGAATTTTCTGAATCCATTCAGGACATTCACATTTCTTTAAAAAATTCCAAGGGGCTCGAGACACAGCACCATTTCCTAGGGGAAACGGCTGTTTTACGAATTGAATTTAAGGCTACAAAACCAATCACAGACGGAACCATTGGATTTCACATCGATAGCGAAAAAGGCATTCGCATTTTTGGAACCAACTCCCACCATTTAGGAAGGCAGGGTTTAGAAATTCGTGAATCCGAAAGATCGGTTGTCGAATTTCAATTTCCCATCCAGTTTAGCGATGGGAAATACAGTTTGGGAGTTTCTATCCACAAAGGAGAGTCCCATCTGGAAGGCAGTTATTTTTGGGCCGAATCCATTTTTGACTTCGAAGTCGAACGAGGCAAAATCGAAAAATTCGTAGGCCTTTGCCATTTACCCACCAAATTTACAATCCAAACTCTTCCCAAATCCGAGTAG